The Cellulophaga lytica DSM 7489 nucleotide sequence AAAGAATTTACACAAGTTCTTAAGTCTTTAGGTATTGAAAATAAAAAATCTTTAATTGTGTTGGGTGATTCAAATAATAATGTATATTTGTCATCGCGCAATTTAAAGCGTTCCGAAGTTGTAATTAACTCAGAATTAAGCACTTACAAAATACTTAATGCTTCAAGTGTAGTGTTATGTGAGAGTGCATTAGAGGGAATTGTATCGAACTTAAACAAATAGAAAAGCAATGAGTGTATTAATTAAGCCAATAATTACGGAAAAAATGACCGCTGATAGCGAGTTATATAATCGTTATGGTTTCGTTGTGGATTTAAATGCCAATAAAATCCAAATTAAGGATGCTGTAGAGCAGGCTTATGGGGTTACGGTAAAAGATGTTCGAACAATGATTTACGGACCAAAGCGTAAAACACGTCACACTAAGACAGGTGTGCAGCACGGAAAAACTAATAGTTATAAGAAAGCTATTATTGACGTGGTAGAAGGAGATATAATTGATTTTTATAATAATCTATAAAGACAAAGAATGTCAGTTAGAAAATTAAAACCAATCACTCCAGGACAGCGATTTAGAGTAGTAAACGGATTTGACGCGATTACTACTGATAAGCCGGAGAAAAGTTTACTTGCTCCGTTAAAAAAGTCTGGAGGTAGAAACAGTCAGGGGAAAATGACAATGCGCCAAAAAGGTGGAGGTCATAAGAGAAGGTATCGTGTAGTTGATTTTAAGCGTGACAAACAAGGTGTTGTTGCGACTGTAGAATCTATTCAGTACGATCCAAACAGAACAGCTTTTATTGCATTAGTAGAGTATACTGATGGTGAAAAGAGATATGTTGTTGCTCAAAACGGTTTAGAAGTAGGTCAGAAGATTTCTTCTGGTGAATCTGCTTCGCCAGAGATAGGGAATGCTTTACCATTAAGTGCTATTCCTTTAGGAACAATTATTTCTTGTATAGAACTACGTCCTGGACAAGGAGCTGTAATGGCTAGGAGTGCAGGTACTTTTGCTCAGTTAATGGCAAAGGATGGAAAATTTGTAACTGTTAAGTTGCCATCTGGTGAGACTAGATTAGTTTTAGCGGGTTGTATGGCTACGATAGGAGCGGTATCAAATTCTGATCACCAATTACTTGTATCTGGTAAAGCGGGTAGAAGTAGATGGTTGGGTAGAAGACCAAGAACAAGACCAGTAGCAATGAACCCTGTAGATCATCCAATGGGTGGTGGTGAAGGTAGAGCTTCAGGTGGTCATCCAAGATCAAGAAATGGTATTCCTGCTAAAGGATTTAGAACTCGTTCTAAAACTAAGGATACAAATAGATATATATTAGAACGTAGAAAGAAATAAAATTAGAAAAAAATGGCACGTTCACTAAAGAAAGGACCTTACGTTCATTATAGTTTAGAGAAAAAAGTTCAACAAAATGTTGAGTCGGGTAAAAAAGCGGTTATTAAGACTTGGTCTAGAGCTTCTATGATTACTCCTGATTTTGTTGGTCAAACTATAGCAGTACACAACGGTAGACAATTTGTTCCTGTTTATGTAACAGAGAATATGGTAGGGCATAAATTAGGAGAATTTTCACCAACTAGATCTTTTAGAGGTCATGCTGGTGCGAAGAACAAAGGAAAAAAGTAAGCTATGGGAGTTCGTAAAAAACAGATGGCCGAAAGAATTAAGGCTGAAAAGAAAAAGATTGCTTTTGCAAAGTTGAACAACTGTCCAACTTCGCCAAGAAAAATGCGTCTTGTTGCAGATTTAATTAGAGGTGTACAGGTAGAAAAAGCTTTGGCTATATTAAAGTTTAGTCAAAAAGAAGCTTCAAGAAGGGTAGAAAAGTTATTGCTTTCTGCTATAGCTAACTGGCAGTCTAAAAATGAAGATGCTGATATTGAAGAAGCTGATCTTATTGTTAAAGAAATAAGAGTAGATAGTGGGGCAATGTTAAAAAGGTTAAGACCTGCGCCACAAGGAAGAGCACATAGAATTAGAAAACGTTCTAACCACGTAACATTGGTTTTAGAATCTAACAATAAAACTCAAAGCTAAGACATTACTATGGGACAAAAAACAAATCCAATCGGGAATCGTCTAGGTATCATCAGAGGTTGGGAATCTAACTGGTATGGTGGAAATGATTATGGAGATAAATTAGCAGAGGATGATAAAATACGTAAGTATGTTCATGCTCGTTTAGCAAAAGCTAGTGTTTCTAGGGTTATTATAGAGCGTACTTTAAAGCTTGTAACTGTAACTATTACTACTGCTAGACCTGGTATTATTATCGGTAAAGGTGGGCAGGAAGTAGATAAGTTAAAAGAGGAGCTTAAGAAGATTACTAGTAAAGAAGTTCAGATTAATATTTTTGAAATTAAGAGACCAGAAGTAGATGCAAATCTTGTAGCTGCTAGTGTTGCTCGTCAAATTGAAAATAGAATTTCTTATAGAAGAGCTATAAAAATGGCAATTGCTGCAGCAATGAGAATGAATGCAGAAGGTATAAAAATTCAAATCTCTGGAAGATTAAACGGTGCTGAGATGGCGCGTTCTGAAGCTTACAAAGATGGTAGAATTCCATTGTCTACTTTTAGAGCAGATATAGACTATGCATTAAATGAAGCACATACTACTTATGGTAGATTAGGTATAAAAGTGTGGATTATGAAAGGCGAGGTTTATGGTAAAAGAGAACTTTCTCCATTAGTTGGTATGTCTAAAGGACAGGGCAAAGGTGGAAGAAATGAAGGGCCTAAGAAACAACGTCGTAGAAAGTAATTATTTAAAGAGATAGAGAAATGTTACAACCAAAAAGAACCAAATTTCGTAAAGCGCAGAAAGGCCGTATGAAAGGACTTTCGCAAAGAGGGCATCAGCTTTCTAACGGTATGTTCGGTATAAAATCTTTAGATTCTAAGTTTATTACTTCACGTCAGATAGAGGCGGCTCGTATTGCTGCTACTAGATATATGAAGAGAGAGGGACAGTTATGGATAAAAATATTTCCGGACAAGCCTATTACTAAAAAGCCATTAGAAGTACGTATGGGTAAAGGTAAGGGTGCTCCAGAATATTTTGTTGCTGTTGTGAAACCAGGTAGAATTATGTTTGAGATTGCAGGTGTTCCTATGGACATCGCTAAAGAGGCTTTACGTCTTGCAGCTCAAAAATTACCGGTAAAGACTAAATTTATTGTTGCTAGAGATTATTCAGCTTAATTTATAATTTAAGGAATCATGAAACAATCAGAAGTAAAAGAATTATCAGTTGAAGATTTAAAAAATAAATTAGCTGAGTACAAAAAACAGTATGGCGATTTAAAATTAGCACATTCTGTTACACCTTTGGAGAATCCACTTCAAATCAGAAAGACGAGAAGAACGGTGGCTAGACTAGCAACTGAATTAACTAAAAGGGATAACCAATAATTGGTTCTGCTTTATGGAAAAAAGAAATTTAAGAAAAGAGAGAGTAGGAGTTGTTACTAGCAACAAAATGGAGAAATCAATTGTGGTTTCAGAAGTTAAGCGTGTTAAGCACCCTATGTACGGTAAGTTCGTGTTAAAAACAAAGAAATATGTTGCGCACGACGAAACAAACGATTGCAATATTGGTGATACAGTAAAAATAATGGAGACTCGTCCATTGAGTAGAACTAAGTGTTGGAGATTGGTGGAAATTTTAGAAAGAGCTAAATAATATGTTACAGCAAGAATCTAGACTAAAAGTGGCAGACAATACAGGGGCAAAAGAAGTTTTGACTATACGTGTATTGGGCGGTACAAAAAGAAGATATGCATCTGTTGGAGATAAAATAGTAGTGTCTGTTAAAGATGCTACTCCAAACGGAGGTATCAAAAAAGGTGCTGTTTCAACTGCAGTGGTTGTAAGAACAAAGAAAGAAGTAAGAAGACAAGATGGATCTTACATTCGTTTTGATGATAATGCGTGTGTATTATTAAACCCAACGGGTGAAATGAGAGGTACGTGTGTTTTTGGACCTGTTGCAAGAGAGCTTCGTGATAAGCAATTCATGAAGATTGTTTCATTAGCCCCTGAGGTACTTTAATATTCAGAAAAATGATGAAGTTAAAAATTAAAACAGGAGATACAGTAAGAATTATAGCTGGAGACCATAAAGGTACAGAAGGTAAAGTTGTTAGTGTAGACCGTGAAAAAAATAAGGCAATTGTTGAAGGTGCTAATATGGTATCTAAGCATGAAAAGCCTAGCGCAAACAATCCTCAAGGAGGAATCGTTAAAAAGGAAGCTCCATTACACATTTCTAACCTATCTTTAATTGATCCTAAATCAGGAGAAACTACAAGAGTTGGTTATGAAGTAAGAGATGGTAAGAAAGTGAGATTTTCTAAAAAATCTAATGAAGTAATTTAATTATGACTTACACTCCAAGATTAAAACAAGAATATAAAGAGCGTATTGTTTCATCTCTTACAGAAGAGTTTGAGTACAAAAACGTTATGCAGGTGCCAAAACTTACTAAAATAGTTTTAAGTAGAGGTATTGGTGCTGCAGTTGCAGATAAAAAGCTTATAGATCACGCTATTGATGAGTTAACACTTATCACTGGTCAAAAAGCAGTTTCTACAATGTCTAAAAAAGATGTTGCTTCATTTAAATTACGTAAAGGAATGCCAATTGGTGCTAAAGTTACGTTAAGAGGTGAGAGAATGTATGAGTTTTTAGATAGGTTAATTACAAGTGCGTTGCCACGTGTTAGAGATTTTCAAGGTATTAAGGCTACAGGTTTTGATGGTCGTGGAAACTATAACTTAGGTATTACAGAGCAAATTATATTTCCAGAAATAAACATTGATAAGATTAATAGAATCAATGGTATGGATATTACATTTGTAACTACTGCTGAGACTGATAAAGAAGCTAAATCATTATTAACTCATTTAGGATTACCTTTTAAAAAGAATTAGTATGGCTAAAGAATCAATGAAGGCCCGCGAAAGAAAAAGAGCGGCAACAGTTGCAAAATATGCTGAGAAAAGAAAAGCTTTAAAAGAAGCTGGAGATTATGAAGCATTACAAAAATTACCAAAAAATGCTTCACCTGTTCGTATGCATAACAGATGTAAGTTAACAGGAAGACCAAAAGGTTATATGAGAACTTTTGGTATTTCTAGGGTAACTTTTAGAGAAATGGCTAACAATGGTTTAATCCCAGGGGTTAAAAAAGCAAGTTGGTAAACAATAAACAATCAATATAAATTGGTTTCAGGTTTAACAAAAAAAAGTTAAAAACCGTCACCGCAAATTATTTTAAATGGTAACAGATCCTATAGCAGATTATTTAACAAGAGTTAGAAATGCCAGTCGTGCAGGTCACAGAGTGGTAGAGATTCCTGCTTCAAATCTAAAAACAGAAATAACTAAAATATTATTTGATCAAGGATATATTTTAAGTTATAAAGTCATTGAAGACGCAGTACAGGGTACAATTAAAATTGCTTTGAAATACAATAAAGCAACTAAAGAGCCTGTAATTAAAAAAATACAACGAGTAAGTAAGCCAGGTTTACGTAAGTATGCTGGTTCTTCAGACTTGCCAAGAGTACTTAACGGTTTAGGTATCGCTATAGTTTCTACTTCTCATGGAGTTATGACTAGCAAGCAAGCTAAGTTAGAAAAAGTTGGTGGTGAAGTTTTATGCTACGTTTATTAATCTATAAAGAATAAGAATAATGTCTAGAATAGGTAATAATCCAGTAACAATTCCTGAGGGTGTAACCGTAGAGGTTAACGATAATGTAGTTACTATGAAAGGTAAATTGGGTGAATTAACTCAAGAGTTTTCAGGAATTTCAGTAAAAATAGAAGAAGGATCAATCATTGTAACGAGAAATTCAGAACATAAGAGTGATAAAGCTAAGCACGGTTTGTACAGAGCTTTATTCTTTAATATGATTGAAGGGGTTTCTAAAGGTTGGACTAAAGAATTAGAATTGGTTGGTGTAGGTTATAGAGCTAGCCACCAAGGACAAAAATTAGATTTGGCTGTTGGTTTTTCACACAATATAGTTCTGGACATAGCTCCAGAAGTAAAAGTGGAAACAGTTTCTGAGAAAGGAAAGAATCCAATTGTAAAATTAACATCTTTTGACAAGCAATTAGTAGGTCAAGTAGCGGCAAAAATAAGAGCTTTCCGTAAGCCAGAGCCATACAAAGGAAAAGGTATTAAGTTTGTTGGAGAAATATTAAGAAGAAAAGCAGGTAAATCAGCTTAATAATTAGCAATATGGGATTATCAAAGACTGAAAGAAGATACAGAATCAAGAGAAGGATTAGAAAAGTTTCATTTGGAACTGCAACTAGACCAAGATTAGCTGTATTTAGAAGTAATAAAGAAATTTACGCTCAAATTATTGATGATAATGCAGGAACTACTTTAGTTGCTGCTTCATCAAGAGATAAAGAGCTAGATGCAAAAGGAACTAAAATAGAAATAGCAAACCAAGTTGGTAAAGCTATTGCTGAAAAGGCTTTAAAAGCTGGTATAGAGACTATTGCTTTTGATAGAGGTGGAAACTTATACCACGGAAGAATTAAATCATTAGCAGAAGGTGCTAGAGAAGGCGGACTTAAATTCTAATATATTATGTACCAAAAATATAAAAACGTAGAAACAGTTAAACCAGGAGGATTAGATTTAAAAGATCGTCTGGTTGGTGTACAAAGAGTTACTAAGGTAACAAAAGGTGGTAGAGCTTTTGGTTTTTCTGCTATAGTTGTTGTAGGAGATGAAAATGGTGTTGTAGGACACGGTTTAGGAAAATCTAAAGATGTTGCTACTGCTATAGCAAAAGCTGTTGAAGACGCAAAAAAGAATTTAATTAGAATCCCTCTAATCAAAGGAACTATACCTCACGAGCAAAAAGGTAAATTTGGTGGAGCACGTGTATACATTCAGCCTGCATCTCACGGTACAGGTGTAATTGCTGGTGGAGCTTTAAGAGCTGTATTAGAAGCAGTTGGTGTACATGATGTATTATCAAAATCACAAGGATCTTCTAACCCTCATAACGTAGTAAAAGCAACTTTTGATGCTTTATTACAAATTAGGGATGCAAAAACAATTGCAGATCAAAGAGGAGTATCTTTAGAAAAAGTATTTAAAGGATAAATAGGATACAATGGGAAAGATTAAAGTAAAGCAAGTTAAGAGTAATATTAAACAGACTCAAAGACAGAAAAGAACCTTAGAGGCTCTTGGGCTTAGAAAAATTGGTCAAGTTGTTGAGCATGAGGCTACGCCAAATATCCTTGGTATGGTAAATAAAGTTGAACATTTAGTTTCTACTGAAGAAGCTTAATTATAAATTTATCAAGATGAATTTAAGTAATTTAACACCTGCAGAAGGTGCTGTTAATAAGGCAGGTAAAATCGTAGGTAGAGGACAAGGTTCTGGTAAAGGTGGTACTGCTACTAGAGGGCACAAAGGTGCTAAATCTAGATCTGGTTACTCTAAGAAGATTGGTTTTGAAGGTGGACAGATGCCGTTGCAAAGACGTGTGCCTAAGTTTGGTTTCACAAACATTAATAGAAAAGAATACCAAGGTATTAATCTTGACAAACTACAAGGGTTGGTTGAAAAAGGAGCTATAAAAGATGTAGTTACTTTTGAAACTCTAGTAGAGAATAGATTAGTAAGGAAAAATGATTTGGTTAAGATTTTAGGTGGTGGTGAGTTAAAAGCTTCACTTAAGATTTCTGCTCACAAATTTACTGCATCTGCTAAGCAAGCTATTGAAGCTGCTGGAGGAGAAGCAATAAGTCTTTAATCACTAAACAGAAGATGAAGAAATTTTTTGATACCATATCCAATATTTGGAAAATAGAAGAGTTAAGAAACAGAATAATTATTACGCTTACTTTACTATTAGTATACCGTTTTGGTGCTCAAATTGCACTACCAGGGATAGACTCTCAGGAATTGGGTAATTTACAATCGGGTACAGAACAAGGTATATTTGGTTTATTAAATGCATTTACAGGTGGGGCTTTTGCCAAGGCATCTGTTTTTGCATTGGGTATAATGCCTTATATTTCTGCATCTATTGTAGTGCAATTAATGGGTATAGCTATCCCTTACCTTCAAAAATTACAAAAAGAAGGTGAGAGTGGAAGAAAAACAATTAACCAAATTACAAGATGGTTAACAATTGCTATATGTATAGTACAGGCTCCTGCTTATTTGTTAGGTTTAGGTGCTTTTGGTGTACCAGATAGTGCTTTTGTATTAGGTAAAGGATTAGATTTTATGATCCCAGCCGTAATAATATTAGTAACTGGTACTGTATTTGCAATGTGGTTAGGAGAAAAAATAACTGATAAAGGTATTGGTAATGGTATTTCATTATTAATTATGATTGGTATTATTGCTACAATGCCGCAGGCATTTATGCAAGAAGTTGCTTCTAGAACAGGAGAAAATACTGGTGGTCCAATGTTAATACTTGTAGAAGTTATTTTATGGTTCTTAGTTATATTAGCATCTGTGCTTATAGTTTTGGCAACTCGTCAAATACCTGTTCAGTACGCTAGAAGAACAGCTTCTGGTGGTTATGAGAAAAATATTACTGGATCTAGACAATATATTCCATTAAAATTAAATGCATCTGGTGTAATGCCAATAATATTTGCTCAAGCATTAATGTTTTTGCCTGGTATGATTGGTAAGTATTTTAATACTTCTGCAATAGGTTCATGGTTTGAGGTTAATTTTCAGGATCCCTTTGGATTAGCATATAATTTGTTATTTGCTTTTCTAATTATAATATTCACATATTTTTATACTGCTATCACTGTACCAACAAATAAGATGGCAGATGACTTAAAAAGAAGTGGTGGATTTGTACCAGGAACAAGGCCTGGGAAAGAAACTGCAGATTTTTTAGATAAAATTATGTCATTAATTACGTTACCCGGATCTATTTTCTTAGCTTTGCTGGCTGTTTTACCAGCTATTGTTGTTCAACTGCTAGGAATTCAAGGAAATTGGGCAATGTTTTATGGTGGAACATCACTACTAATTATGGTAGGTGTGGCAATTGATACAGTTCAGCAAGTAAATTCATATTTGTTAAATAGACATTATGATGGCTTAATGAAAAGTGGTAAAAATAGAAAAGTAGCATAAGTTATGGCTAAACAAGCAGCGATAGAGCAAGACGGATCTATAATTGAGGCATTATCAAATGCAATGTTCCGTGTGGAGTTAGAAAACGGACACGTGGTAACAGCGCATATATCTGGAAAGATGAGAATGCATTATATTAAATTATTACCAGGTGATAAGGTTAAATTAGAAATGAGCCCTTATGACTTGACTAAAGCAAGAATTACATATAGATATTAAGATGAAAGTAAGAGCATCAATAAAAAAGAGAAGTGCCGAGTGCAAAATAGTGCGCAGAAAAGGACGGTTGTACGTAATTAATAAAAAGAATCCTAGATTTAAACAAAGACAAGGGTAATTATGGCAAGAATTGCAGGTGTAGATATACCAAAACAGAAAAGAGGAGTTATAGCTTTAACCTATATATTTGGTGTAGGTAGAAGTAGAGCTAAAGAAATTTTAGCTAAAGCCCAAGTTAGTGAAGATACTAAAGTATCAGATTGGAATGATGACGAAATAGGTCGTATTCGTGATGCTGTATCTGAGTTTACAATTGAAGGTGAATTACGTTCAGAAATTCAATTAAGCATTAAGCGTTTAATGGATATCGGATGTTACAGAGGAATTCGTCATAGATCTGGTTTACCTTTAAGAGGTCAAAGAACTAAGAACAACTCTAGAACTAGAAAAGGTAAAAGAAAAACTGTTGCTAATAAGAAAAAAGCAACTAAATAATTAAAAGTCATTAGTATTTAGTAGTTGGATTGAATCTGTTTGAAATGTAATAGTTTAGGATTCTAATACTAACAACTAACAACTAAAAACTAAAATCATATGGCAAAGTCAAATACAAAAACAGCTAAAAAACGTAAAGTTATAGTTGAATCTGTTGGAGAAGCACACGTAACAGCTTCTTTTAACAACATTATTATTTCTTTAACAAACAAAAAAGGAGATGTAATCTCTTGGTCATCTGCCGGTAAAATGGGCTTTAGAGGATCTAAGAAAAATACACCTTATGCTGCACAAGTAGCATCTGAGGACTGTGCAAAAGTTGCACATGAAGCAGGACTAAGAAAAGTTAAAGTATACGTAAAAGGACCTGGAAACGGTAGAGAATCTGCAATACGTGCAATTCACAACTCAGGAATTGAAGTAACTGAAATTATTGATGTTACTCCATTACCACACAACGGTTGTAGACCTCCAAAAAGAAGAAGAGTTTAATTAAATTAATAGCCCTAAGGGCATTTCACAGAAAGTGTAATTACGATTATCGAAGGATAAGCCTTAATTCATAATCTCACTTTCAAAATTTTAGAAAATGGCAAGATATACAGGACCTAAAACTAAGATCGCACGTAAATTCGGAGAAGCGATATTTGGAGAAGATAAGTCTTTTGAGAAAAAGAATTATCCTCCAGGACAACACGGTAACAACAGACGTCGTGGTAAAAAATCTGAATATGCTATCCAATTAATGGAGAAGCAAAAAGCTAAATATTCTTACGGAATTTTAGAAAAACAATTTAGAAACTTATTTGCAAAAGCAAACAGTAGTAAAGGAGTAACTGGTGAAGTTTTACTTCAGTTATGTGAATCTCGTTTAGATAACGTTGTTTACAGAATGGGTATTTCTAACTCAAGAAGAGGGGCAAGACAATTAGTTTCTCACCGTCACATTACTGTAAATGGAGAATTGGTAAACATACCATCTTATTCTTTAAAGCCAGGAGATGTTGTAGGTGTTAGAGAAAAATCTAAATCATTATCTGCTATACAAGATGCATTGGCTGCTAACAGTCGAGTATACGAGTGGATTACTTGGAATTCTGAAAAGAAGGAAGGTACATATGTATCTATTCCAGAAAGAGTTCAGATTCCAGAGAATATCAAGGAACAACTAATCGTCGAGTTATACTCTAAATAAACAACCTAATTCAACTATGGCATTATTAAATTTTCAGAAGCCCGATAAAGTTATAATGATCGATTCTACAGATTTTGAAGGGAAATTTGAATTTCGTCCTTTAGAGCCTGGTTATGGATTGACTGTTGGAAACGCATTAAGAAGAGTATTACTTTCTGCATTAGAAGGTTTTGCAATTACTTCTGTGAGAATGGACAAAGTAGAACATGAGTTCTCTGTTATTCCTGGTGTTGTTGAAGACGTTACAGAAATGATTTTAAACTTAAAACAAGTTCGTTTTAAGAGACAAATAGAAGATGTTGAAGCTGAAACAGTTTCAATTTCTGTAAGTGGTAAAAATCAGTTAACTGCGGGTGATTTTCAGAAATTTATTTCTGGGTACCAAGTATTAAATCCTGATTTAGTAATTTGTAATATGGATGCTAAAGTAAGCATCAATATGGAAATTGTTATTGAAAAAGGAAGAGGATACGTACCAGCAGAAGAGAATAAAAAGCCTGGTGCTGCTATAGGAACTATTCCAATTGATTCTATTTTTACGCCTATTAAAAACGTAAAATATAGTATTGAGAACTATCGTGTAGAACAAAAAACTGATTATGAAAAACTAGTTTTTGAAATCAGTAGCGATGGATCAATAAATCCTAAAGATGCTTTAACTGAAGCTGCAAAGGTTTTAATTCATCACTTCATGTTATTCTCTGATGAGCGTATTACTCTAGAAGCAGATGAAATAGCTCAGACTGAGACTTATGATGAGGAATCATTACACATGCGTCAGTTGCTAAAAACTAAATTAGTAGATATGGATTTATCAGTTCGTGCACTAAATTGTTTAAAAGCAGCAGAAGTAGATACATTAGGAGACTTAGTTTCATTTAACAAAAATGATCTTATGAAGTTTAGAAACTTCGGTAAAAAATCATTAACTGAATTAGAAGAGTTAGTGATTAATAAAGGATTAAGTTTTGGAATGGACTTGTCAAAATATAAATTGGATAAAGATTAATTTTATTTCCATTAAAGGAGATATATAAGATAATACAATGAGACACGGTAAAAAAGTTAATCATTTAGGAAGAAAAGCAGCGCATAGAAAAGCTATGTTAGCAAATATGGCTTGTTCTTTAATTGAGCACAAAAGAATTAACACTACTGTTGCTAAAGCTAAAGCTTTAAAACA carries:
- the rplW gene encoding 50S ribosomal protein L23 yields the protein MSVLIKPIITEKMTADSELYNRYGFVVDLNANKIQIKDAVEQAYGVTVKDVRTMIYGPKRKTRHTKTGVQHGKTNSYKKAIIDVVEGDIIDFYNNL
- the rplB gene encoding 50S ribosomal protein L2; this encodes MSVRKLKPITPGQRFRVVNGFDAITTDKPEKSLLAPLKKSGGRNSQGKMTMRQKGGGHKRRYRVVDFKRDKQGVVATVESIQYDPNRTAFIALVEYTDGEKRYVVAQNGLEVGQKISSGESASPEIGNALPLSAIPLGTIISCIELRPGQGAVMARSAGTFAQLMAKDGKFVTVKLPSGETRLVLAGCMATIGAVSNSDHQLLVSGKAGRSRWLGRRPRTRPVAMNPVDHPMGGGEGRASGGHPRSRNGIPAKGFRTRSKTKDTNRYILERRKK
- the rpsS gene encoding 30S ribosomal protein S19: MARSLKKGPYVHYSLEKKVQQNVESGKKAVIKTWSRASMITPDFVGQTIAVHNGRQFVPVYVTENMVGHKLGEFSPTRSFRGHAGAKNKGKK
- the rplV gene encoding 50S ribosomal protein L22; this translates as MGVRKKQMAERIKAEKKKIAFAKLNNCPTSPRKMRLVADLIRGVQVEKALAILKFSQKEASRRVEKLLLSAIANWQSKNEDADIEEADLIVKEIRVDSGAMLKRLRPAPQGRAHRIRKRSNHVTLVLESNNKTQS
- the rpsC gene encoding 30S ribosomal protein S3, with product MGQKTNPIGNRLGIIRGWESNWYGGNDYGDKLAEDDKIRKYVHARLAKASVSRVIIERTLKLVTVTITTARPGIIIGKGGQEVDKLKEELKKITSKEVQINIFEIKRPEVDANLVAASVARQIENRISYRRAIKMAIAAAMRMNAEGIKIQISGRLNGAEMARSEAYKDGRIPLSTFRADIDYALNEAHTTYGRLGIKVWIMKGEVYGKRELSPLVGMSKGQGKGGRNEGPKKQRRRK
- the rplP gene encoding 50S ribosomal protein L16, encoding MLQPKRTKFRKAQKGRMKGLSQRGHQLSNGMFGIKSLDSKFITSRQIEAARIAATRYMKREGQLWIKIFPDKPITKKPLEVRMGKGKGAPEYFVAVVKPGRIMFEIAGVPMDIAKEALRLAAQKLPVKTKFIVARDYSA
- the rpmC gene encoding 50S ribosomal protein L29 codes for the protein MKQSEVKELSVEDLKNKLAEYKKQYGDLKLAHSVTPLENPLQIRKTRRTVARLATELTKRDNQ
- the rpsQ gene encoding 30S ribosomal protein S17 is translated as MEKRNLRKERVGVVTSNKMEKSIVVSEVKRVKHPMYGKFVLKTKKYVAHDETNDCNIGDTVKIMETRPLSRTKCWRLVEILERAK
- the rplN gene encoding 50S ribosomal protein L14; translated protein: MLQQESRLKVADNTGAKEVLTIRVLGGTKRRYASVGDKIVVSVKDATPNGGIKKGAVSTAVVVRTKKEVRRQDGSYIRFDDNACVLLNPTGEMRGTCVFGPVARELRDKQFMKIVSLAPEVL
- the rplX gene encoding 50S ribosomal protein L24 produces the protein MMKLKIKTGDTVRIIAGDHKGTEGKVVSVDREKNKAIVEGANMVSKHEKPSANNPQGGIVKKEAPLHISNLSLIDPKSGETTRVGYEVRDGKKVRFSKKSNEVI
- the rplE gene encoding 50S ribosomal protein L5 produces the protein MTYTPRLKQEYKERIVSSLTEEFEYKNVMQVPKLTKIVLSRGIGAAVADKKLIDHAIDELTLITGQKAVSTMSKKDVASFKLRKGMPIGAKVTLRGERMYEFLDRLITSALPRVRDFQGIKATGFDGRGNYNLGITEQIIFPEINIDKINRINGMDITFVTTAETDKEAKSLLTHLGLPFKKN
- the rpsN gene encoding 30S ribosomal protein S14, with product MAKESMKARERKRAATVAKYAEKRKALKEAGDYEALQKLPKNASPVRMHNRCKLTGRPKGYMRTFGISRVTFREMANNGLIPGVKKASW
- the rpsH gene encoding 30S ribosomal protein S8, which codes for MVTDPIADYLTRVRNASRAGHRVVEIPASNLKTEITKILFDQGYILSYKVIEDAVQGTIKIALKYNKATKEPVIKKIQRVSKPGLRKYAGSSDLPRVLNGLGIAIVSTSHGVMTSKQAKLEKVGGEVLCYVY
- the rplF gene encoding 50S ribosomal protein L6, whose protein sequence is MSRIGNNPVTIPEGVTVEVNDNVVTMKGKLGELTQEFSGISVKIEEGSIIVTRNSEHKSDKAKHGLYRALFFNMIEGVSKGWTKELELVGVGYRASHQGQKLDLAVGFSHNIVLDIAPEVKVETVSEKGKNPIVKLTSFDKQLVGQVAAKIRAFRKPEPYKGKGIKFVGEILRRKAGKSA
- the rplR gene encoding 50S ribosomal protein L18; translation: MGLSKTERRYRIKRRIRKVSFGTATRPRLAVFRSNKEIYAQIIDDNAGTTLVAASSRDKELDAKGTKIEIANQVGKAIAEKALKAGIETIAFDRGGNLYHGRIKSLAEGAREGGLKF
- the rpsE gene encoding 30S ribosomal protein S5, with the translated sequence MYQKYKNVETVKPGGLDLKDRLVGVQRVTKVTKGGRAFGFSAIVVVGDENGVVGHGLGKSKDVATAIAKAVEDAKKNLIRIPLIKGTIPHEQKGKFGGARVYIQPASHGTGVIAGGALRAVLEAVGVHDVLSKSQGSSNPHNVVKATFDALLQIRDAKTIADQRGVSLEKVFKG
- the rpmD gene encoding 50S ribosomal protein L30, yielding MGKIKVKQVKSNIKQTQRQKRTLEALGLRKIGQVVEHEATPNILGMVNKVEHLVSTEEA
- the rplO gene encoding 50S ribosomal protein L15 produces the protein MNLSNLTPAEGAVNKAGKIVGRGQGSGKGGTATRGHKGAKSRSGYSKKIGFEGGQMPLQRRVPKFGFTNINRKEYQGINLDKLQGLVEKGAIKDVVTFETLVENRLVRKNDLVKILGGGELKASLKISAHKFTASAKQAIEAAGGEAISL